The DNA region ATCTTGAGCTTCTTAACGAGGTAGGGAGCCAGAAGATCGGAGGTAGGGGTCTGAATGATGGGGATAATCTCCAGCTCAGCCCACTCCTTCTTGATGCCGTAGAAgtcggccttcttggcaaGCTCAGTAACCATAGCATAATCATCTGGGGAGTCGGACGGCACGGATGTGACCACACCGGTACCCTTGGTAGCAAGGACAGACTCCATGGGCAAAACGCGAACCTCCTTGTGGAAAGACAGAGGAGCATTTACAACGGTTCCGATAAGGTCAGAGCCCAAGACATCGGCGGCCTTTTCAGgaaccccctccttctcgaagATGCCCTGGTACGCCATGTTTCTGGCAGCACGCTCGGTGATGACAAAGTACTCCTTTTCAGAAGCCTTATACAAACCGTAGGTGATACTGGGGCCGACAAAGCAGCAGGTTTGACCATACATGGTCTCGGCTCTGAGGGTAGCAGGCACAAGGTACACCTTGGCGTCCTCGGGAATCTTGCCTTTGACAGCCTCGGCGGCCTTGGGAGCCCACTCAACGACCTTGAGCTTGAGAGCAGTGTACTCCTGAGGGAGGacaccctcaccttcactTCGGTCGTGGTCCATGCAGGGCTGGCCGTCCTTGATGGAGTAGATTGTGTAACGCTTGCCGAACTtgatcttctcgagctccttcAAGCGGACCATTTGCCACCTGACGAAGGCATCGTAGTAGGGGTTCGCATCGGTCGTTACGAACTGACGTCTCCAGTCGATACGGGCACCAAAGTTGGTGAGATCCTTCTTGCACTCTGGTGGGAAGAACTGGAGCCAGTACTGAGGGTCGGCGAAGTGGTGAATCTCCTCCAGCGGGATGCCGACAGAGTTGAGGATCTGGAACTGATACTTGGCCTTGACGGTCTTCGCCGCGGCCTTACCCTTCTTGGCATTGAACTTGGACAAGTCGTCCTTTGGCCCCTTGGCAGCGACAGgagcctcctcaacctcgtcctcctccttgtagTTCTCGAAATCACGACCGAACATTTGGACTTCCTTCACGAGCTTGTCGGCGGAGGCCTTGATGGGAAGACCGGTGCAGTGGTAACCGAGGGGGAACAGGGTACGCTTACCCTGCATCCTGGCGTAACCGGCATGGAACTCGACTATGCAAGGTTAGTACGCAATGCGCTGAGTTGAATATTAGAGGTTTCGTACTCTTGCTGAAGCTGAAAGCATGGCCAGCGTGGAGACGGCCGTTCATATAAGCTACACGATCAGTCAGTGAACAGTCCATGTATATGCCAGCCGGGAACAAACATACGGTATGCGATTGTACCAAAGAACTTGGGGAACCTGTCGAGCTGTATTAGTGTCCATAGCCCAAACCATGCGCAAACTCCTTTCCAGGTCTGAaatcccccctctccttccaaTCTGATATCTGCCTCTTTATTCCAGAAAGTTGAACATACTTCTCGCGCAGCTCATCGGCGGTGATGGACTCCAGGGGAAACTCGTCGATAGATGGCGCATCGACCTCGAACACAtggtcctcctcccactttTGCTGGTATCTCTGTAGACCAAGGCGCATTGGCCGTGAGTTAGCCCAGCTCCCGTAGCCTCCTGATAGGTGGATTTGTCTTCAGGTGGAAGGCGCACCTTTTCAATCTCAATAAGGGTATCTCTCTTCTCGGTACCCCTGAGCTCCTTGGTCTTGGAGGAGACAGCCAAGGTCTCCATGGCCTTGGGCAGGGTGGTGTCGGCCATactgtggttgttgtcgcAAAACTCCGAATCGTTCGTTCGCACCGGCTTGCTAGAATTGGATATGTGTAAGTGGTGGTAGGAAAGGGAACGGTTTCTTGGGGGCAGAAATAAACCGGGGGCCCGATTTCGCAACAGCGGCAACAGGCAGGGGACAACACACCTTGGACTTGTTTTGAGTCAGGGACACGGGAACCTCACACACGCTCTCGTAGGCACAGGGGAAATTTTGGCTGATGACTCCGCTGTCCGGCTGGCGACGGTACGGCACCATGGAATGGAGGGGCAAGAGCGCAACGCGGGGTTAATTCAAAAATCAGAGTGGGGAATAACCCACCACACAGCTGTGGCGGGCAGAGGTTAGCTGTGGCTTCTACCGGGATTCTAGCCACAGTTCAACCCAGCTTTGCCGTCAGGGCAATTATTTCTCTTGGCATTTTATAACGGTCATCGTCAGTCTTGGAGTCAGTTCCATCCAAGTCTTGTCTTCGATAGCTCCCCCGTTTTCACAGCTCAGACATATCGCGCAGCCCACCATGTTCCCCACACTCATCAGACGCCTTGCACAGGCGCCCAAACCGCAAATACTCGAATCCGCAGCCAAAGCCGCAACCGAAGTACCCAAAACGAAGCTCAAGAAAGTCTGGCCACCTGACATGATGACCATGtccccgcagcagcagctcaggTTTGAGAAGAAGTACAAAAGGAGGCTTAAGATGGCTACTCTCCGACCAGGGTGGGATAAGGGCGTGCGGTTGGCGCAATACTTTACAATCACATGTGGGTAGCTCTCCTTATATCCCCGTGCTGTCAAGTGATATTGTATTAATTGGCCTCTCTGTAGTTGTGCTTGTATATACGGCCCTCTTTATGGATTGGAAGGAAATGCCGAATCCTTATGGCGGAGTAAGCCATCTATCCCACCTTTCCCTCCTGCTCCATCCTTCTAACAGCCTCACAAAAGATTCGGGAGTCATTTTGGGGATTCTTCGGCTCCTTTACCGAAGATACAAGAGCGCTGGAACCTGCCCAgcagcccaagcccaagagaCCTTAGACTCTTGgttccaacaccctcctaCCTGTATTATAGTGTTCTCATCATCCGGAGTTCTGGCGTCGGAATACCCTGCAATAAATGGCGGCCGTTTGTATACCAACATATTGATGCTTGGTTCTCGTCTGTCTTTTGGGTGTCATGGAAAATATCACCTGCCATGCCAGACAAAGTTCCCACCCATTCCCTGGaatccagcagcagccataGCTCCCAGtcctgctcctccgccacccctTGATCCCTCATTGACTGGCCTCTTGGCCACTGCTCCTTGTGCCCTTACACCCGCAACAATGCGCTCCATATTCGTCTCTATTACCACGCCGCCCACGATCATCTCGCCCAGTGTAGCATGTAGCGTCTCAAAGTTGAAGATCAAGTCCAGCTCACAGACGTTCTCAAATAATCTGTCCAGCGCCTCAACATAGACTTGAATAAGATCGATTAGTGCCAGTGGGGACTCGGTGGATGTTGAAATGACAATGAAGTAGAGTGTAGCGTAGTGACGGTAGGTTACGAGGGAGGGGACATCATTCTGTTCtgtggccgaggaggaggacgaggaggtgcCTGAGGCGGCCAGTAAGGGTGGTAAAGGCAGGAAGTTGCAGGATCCGGGGGCGCGGTTGGAAACCAAGGTGAAGATCTCGGAGATGAGCCGTTGCTGGATGGAGGTTTCCTAAAGCAACAAAAGATGCAGAGGTTAGTGGGGTTGGCAAGGCCGGTTGGGCTGGAAGAAATAGAGGAGAAAACATAATTACCAGTTGGGTGTAGAACTTTGTTAGGCGAGGCTGGCCTTGGCCGTTGAAGACTAGGAATGCGTTGATCATGGCTTGTGTGATTGTGGTGCGGTAGGTGGTTTCTTGCGACTGTGTTTTGCAATGTTCCTGCGTTGGCTGGTGGGGGATGACGTGAAGCGTGCCAGTTAGCCAGGGACCTTGATAGCCCAGCGGACCGTGCGCCTGGCTCTCGGTTATCGTACTATTGGCCTGGTCCTGCCTGCCACGAGCGGGTTAAAGGAAAATGTGGGGTAGCTGCCTCTCAAGGCTCAGAGCTCCCGTCCTGTCAATGTCATGGAACCAAGCTCGAATTGATCCTGGCTCCCATCTTCACTTCATTAACTTCAAGCTCACCATCTTCGTTGTTTGCATTGGTGACTGTGCTTATTCTTTGGTATAAGCAGTATCAGCAACTCGCTCTTTGGCGGTTTGTGTATCTCATCTCTTCCACACAGCAAACACTCACCATACAATCACCTGCAATGGTTCGCTCAGGTCTCGCCAAGCTTGCCCGTGTGGTGGCCAGCCGTGGCATCCAGACGACTCGTGCCTCGCGCGCCACTCTTCCCAGCCTTTCAGCAGCTTCCACTTTCGTCCCAGCATTGCCACGGGCCTCTGCCCTCTCCGCCCGCTTCATTTCCAAGAGCTCggccacccaccaccagggCATCACCCCGGACAATCAGGATGTCACTCCAAAGGAGGAGACCCCGAAGCCCATCCAGACCCCAGCTGAAATCACAGACTCAGAGTACCATGCCCTGGCCGATGAGTATATGGACAGGCTCTTGCATCACCTCGAGGACCTAGCCGAGAGGAGAAgtgagatggatgttgagTACTCTGTACGTTGCTTCCGATCTCTCCCATATGTTACATCCAACACAGCACTAACACGCAATCTCCAGGCTGGTGTCATGACCGTAGACTTTGGCCAAGACACCGGCACCTATGTGATCAACAAGCAGCCCCCCAACAAGCAAATCTGGCTCTCGTCTCCCATGTCGGGCCCCAAGCGTTACGATTACGTCGTCCTTGGTGAAGGTCAACATGAGAAGCAGGACACCGCGGCCGGAGATTGGGTGTACCTGAGGGACGGCACCACCTTGTCCGAGCTTTTCAAAAAGGAGATCGGTGTCGATATTAGTATGTCGATCGGTCAATATGGCGAACAGCCTCATTAGCATCGTTAGTTGGCGTGTGAGCATTTTGACGATTTTATGAATAGGGGATGACTGCAGGCATGTCAGCGTGTTTTGACTGGCTTTATTCATGTTAGCTACctctggtgttgttggagcagcAGTTAGGATTACGAGGTAGTCAATGTTTTGTACAATAGTGTATGATATGGCAATTGATGAGGGAAATGCCCAAACCAACAGTTTCGTCCGTAGGGACATTCAGTGCTTTGTTCAAACTCTCAAGTGCGTCATTGCCAGTTCAGCTTGGTCAAATCATCTTTCGTCCTTGCAAACGCCACATGATACTTCTGCGGGTGACTTCGGTGCTATGTGCTGTCAAATTGATGCCCAAAACCATAAAAGGTTTGCTGGCTCGGGAACAAACAGAACACAACAGTCTAGGCTCAACATGAAGGCGTTTTGCAGAGGGGGGACAACTCAAATACAAACCCTCACGTTTCATTTCAAAgtcacagacacacacaatGGAAGCCTCACCCCACATGCCCCGAACACCTGCCCTTAAGCGGGAGAACGCTGTCCTTCTGGAGCCAGAGGCGAAGACTACATCGTTGTCCACCTCGATCAGCTCGAGCTCCGAGACGGATAGCACAACTTCCTCGGCCACCAgtagcaacagcagcacaaTAGATAGCTCAGCAGGGCCAAGAAAATGAATATTCAGGAGAGAGAGTTGAGTTCTGTGTCAAAAACAGACCAACTAGCCAGATACTTAGAGGCCAGTATCACGCTCACTGGTATCGTAATTCTGTAGAGTAGCTAACAGCTGAGCTTCCACAAGTCAGCGTCTTTGTAGAACTGCCAATATATCTTCTCAAGTGCACAAGGAACCCCTTCACAAAGGCATGAACAAAAGATCTCAGACAAAACATGGCATATAATTAGCAGGGACCAAATTGAGCCGCCAACTCCGCCCCCCGTTCTACCTCCCAGTGACATAAAAAGACAAATCCTCCATCTCAGTCCCAAATACCACCCATGTCCATTCCCAAATCCCctacaccccccccccctcccattaTTACCTCTCCCCCTTACAAACCCAAATCCTTATCCGCAAACCCTACCTTCCCACCCCCGATATCAAAAACAGCATACACTGCCTTCAAAAAGATATcccccaaaatcccaaaCTCCTCACTCATGAAAGGCTGCAAACCCCCCATACACCGCCCCGGCAAATCATCATACGTGGTATAATTCATATACCTCCCAGGAACCCTCGCCACCCACCCATTCGCAAACCCAATCTCGAAATCCGGCAGCGTGGTATTGCAAGGATAGTGCCACAGCCCCCCAAAAGACCTGTCCGAAGTCGCGTTGGGCACCGCGTCGTAGTACATGTTCACAATATCCGGAGACAACAACATGAGCGTCGTGCCCGTGTCGGCGATCACCCGCCACTGGGAGATGTACCAATAGTTATGTCCGACAACATGCAGACCCGTAAAGTTAAACTCCCAAAAGCTCGAATTGGGCAGGAGGGGCGTGTAATTGATCTCCCCAAtgtgtcggtggtggtcgaTGTAACCAAACGTGTAGGCTCCTTCGTCTGATTGGTACCGCAAGTCAGCTGTGAAGACCGGTTTGTCGAGGTGACTTTTGAGGGTTGAAAGAACGGTAGGCTGCTTGGGTCTGACTTGGCTGTGGAGGTTATACGCCAAACCAAAAATGCCGTCAATGTCCTTGTCCGAGGAGAGCGATTGGGAGACATCCACAGCGGATTGAACCACCGCGTTGTGAAGAGGGATTCCCCCAATGTCGATGCTGTCGTGATAGACGTGGCCCCAGGCGTAACTACTGTCGCCGTAGGTGATCCTCCACTCGCTTCCGTTCAGGAGCTCGGCGGTGGACGACTTTTCCAACTCAAAGATGTCTTCGCGGCgcgtcttggtcttggtctcgGAGGAGTAGACCCAGACGTCGGCGCTGCCGGTGTCGAGGTCGACGTTGAGGTACTGGAAGGGTGTTCCGAATCCGACTCGGCTGAGGTATTCGCGATCACCCATGATGCTCTCCGCGTTGACATCGCCCGCTAATCGACACGGGTTAGTCAAGATACTTTCTTCATGAAGGGGGGAGTTTGTTTCAACTTactttctcctcctcctctgaaACTGTTTGTCGCATCATCCAGCTCGTCATACATAGGCACACCCCATTTCTTGAGAGCGCGAGAATACTGCAGACGACCATTGGGAGCATACCCAGGATTTCGGGGCAGGTCGACAGTAACCGACCTTTTCGTCACCTTCTGGCCGGTCGAGGTAGGAATGGCATGAATGAAAGTCGAAAAAATGCTCATCAAGAGCATAAAGAATAAGGTGGCCATCGTATCGATGCCCAACAGGGAGCGGGAATGGGGATCGAGTGAAAAATaaatgaagaaaaagagagagtgACTGgtaaaaggaaaagaaaaagtcgtGAGGGAGCGAACGAGTCTTGTTTTATTGAAAGGCAGGTgaataaataaaaaaagtGTGGTGCGATGTGGTGCTGTCGGTCAGGAGCCGTGCCAGGTTGACGTTGGCAGACAGGTGTCACAGGTTGAGTGAGGTTGCTCTTCCCCGGCGGCTACCGACAAGGCGTACCTACCTAAGGTAAGGAAATAAAGAATCTGGGATGCGTGGAAACGGTCGAAAGATGCAAGCAAGCGGAGCGTGGAAATAACTGAGATCCCTGGCCATGTGTCACAGGAGGAAGGCACCACTGAAGGTGAGGGGACCATCCACCGCTCAACAATGCTTATTTTGGAGCAACATAATGGGATCAAAAAAGAACCTCCACTGCCTCATGTGGGGTCGGTCAGCGTCGTCATGTTGTTTATTGTGTTCCTGTAACCATTCTCTCTTTCTCGCAAACGCTCCCCCTTACCAAtcacaccctctccctcgcgCCTTTGGATCCCCCTCCGACCTCAAGCCGCCTTGGAAACACTCGAGaaatcttctcctccgaGGTCTCTCTGCCCATCCAAggtcatcccatcccccatcaacccctttATTTCCCTCTGTCTCAGTCCCCCCTCGTCCTTCGAAACCAAAAATTTATAACCAATTCTCCCCGTGTCACCCTCAGGTCGTCCCCCCTCTGTGTCAaacctcacctccatccccatccagGACCCTTCCACAAAAACCGGCCATCCACATTATTTCCACGACTCACCTTCACTACACGTTGCCAACacgcccccaccccccaccgaCCGCTTACCCGCATGTACATTACATTACCTACCTCTTCCAATCTCACAGAAAAGacctcagcagcaagacgTGTCCATCCGCTGTCGTGCCCACCGCTCGTTTCCACCGCAAGCCTCTCTGTACACTCCAAACCTCGCCCGGGATACCTTAACTTCCTCAATCCAAACTCCTGGATACTTGCAGAACCCATCACACGAAgcacaaaaagaaaagaacgGAGAATCCCGACCACCTAAAACCCAGATGACTGGATACTCGCAGTCCATTGCCCATCTGGCACTGGAAACAcagaacacacacacacacataacAAAACTCACACATGACCTGCACTCAGCCCAAAAGGAGAGACTCGGGTGTCACCCATGTGGATATAGCTGAACATCCTGAGAGTTGTGCACAACACCGGAAAAATGCATGATTTTTTCGTAGTTATTCGTTGTGGTAGTTTACTTTCCAGTAAGTAGTGCAAAGACAACTTTCCATGATGCCGAcatgcttgctgctgcaaTTCGAGATATGCGTCTATGTACAATATGTCCTCGCTCTTCCCCTATCCTGACCTCAACActctctcctcttttcccccgtcccccccaTCGTCTGCCCACCCTCCCGAATCAGATATATCACCATGTATACTTATCTGATCCATATTCCCTTGCACAccgtcttcatctccccctaTAGTTTCGTTCCTCGTGTCATTATTCTGCAGTCAAATCGATACCCAGAGGTTGTGTTAAAACCCAAGTTCATCCATaacacaaaacaaaagaatgTTATTGCGAAGAGAATGCCCCAAAAAAGAACCAGAGGAGAAGAGCTACCAAGGGAGAATAAACAAAAGTGCAGTCAAGAGAAGTCGGCGGGCAGATGGAGGTTTGGACGGCGGGGAACGAGGAAACAAGGCGAGCTTGGCGTGCATACGCCTTCTCCACATGGGCGCGTGGAGTAAACGTCAGGGCTGCAGCTGCTCGTGTGCTAAGGTCGAGGATGAAGCAAGTCAAAATGCCGGCGAGAAATTGGTGAAAATAGGGGTATTATTAGAAATGTGGCTGGGCAGCGTACGTGGCGTGGTATGGCGTCGCGGTCAGTAAGAGGGTATTATGCGTGGTGGAAAAATGTCATCATCGATGATATATGTGTGGCTGTATGGCGTGTATGATATGGTCGTCGCGTAAAAAAGTGATGATGGCCGTGATGCTCGCATGAGGTGGAAAACAAGAAACGCAAGGGGGAGAGACAATCTAGGAATCCTGTCGTCTTTCACGGTCACCGTCTGAAAGGCCGGGAACAATAACATAGTCAGCAAATGTTGTACTCGAGGACATGGACGACGCGGTCAAGGATTTGATCGAGTCGGCATCCCCTCCGACTGGCGCAGGGACATGAGGATGAGGCATGGAACCTCGCGCAGGTGCCGCAGAGGGGTACCCGTGCAGGTGCGTCTGCGATTGTGCGTGCGCATAGCCTGGTGCTGCCGGGGCTCCAGTCGatcggggatggtggtgatgaggacggAGGACGAGATGGCGATATTCACCTTCGCTTTCCACAGGTGTGGGCGGGAGAGCTCCCGGAACGGCCTGCTGGCCTTGCCGCGCTGTTCCTGGGcggctgccgccgccataCTTGTGTTGGTCTTTCTCGGCCGCCGAGGCTGCTGTCCTCGAGCTGTCGCCAGCACCCGTCTGTGGCTTGCCTCCCTTCAACCGCTCTTCCATCTCACGAATGCGCCGCTCGAGGGCCTCGAGCTCCGAAGTCTGACtgtcaatctccttcttcctaAAGGTGGGTGCCGTTTGTCAGTGTCCAGAACTTCGGCATCgtgaggggttgaggtgctTGCTGCATTGCGCGCGCAACGCCCAAGCTCCTGGTGGGGTTCAGGGAGAGCTGCCTGCGACTGACCGTTTATCGACTTGCTCGTCGAGGTCTGCAACACTGTTGTCGATGCGAAAAATGTTCATGAGCTCTTCCGAAAACACTTTGGCAATAGTCCTGCATAATTGGGCAACAGCTGTCAGTTTTGGACCCTTCGACCGGCGGGCATTAGGGAGAAACGCACGATTGCGGGCGGCGGCCATTGGGCTTCCAGTCGCGGTCGAGCTCTTCGTCAGTGGGAGACATTTTGGCGACAGTTGTGAGGGATAAAACGGTGCGACGGTTGGAGAAAAGCCGTTGGGAACGGGGAGACAAGATGGCCGAGGTCGAAGAACGATGAGGTGCTGGGTCGGGATCGAGTCGAGTCGAAGGTCGAGTCGAGCGAGGTTGCCAGT from Podospora pseudocomata strain CBS 415.72m chromosome 3, whole genome shotgun sequence includes:
- a CDS encoding hypothetical protein (COG:O; EggNog:ENOG503NV31; MEROPS:MER0000928), with protein sequence MATLFFMLLMSIFSTFIHAIPTSTGQKVTKRSVTVDLPRNPGYAPNGRLQYSRALKKWGVPMYDELDDATNSFRGGGETGDVNAESIMGDREYLSRVGFGTPFQYLNVDLDTGSADVWVYSSETKTKTRREDIFELEKSSTAELLNGSEWRITYGDSSYAWGHVYHDSIDIGGIPLHNAVVQSAVDVSQSLSSDKDIDGIFGLAYNLHSQVRPKQPTVLSTLKSHLDKPVFTADLRYQSDEGAYTFGYIDHHRHIGEINYTPLLPNSSFWEFNFTGLHVVGHNYWYISQWRVIADTGTTLMLLSPDIVNMYYDAVPNATSDRSFGGLWHYPCNTTLPDFEIGFANGWVARVPGRYMNYTTYDDLPGRCMGGLQPFMSEEFGILGDIFLKAVYAVFDIGGGKVGFADKDLGL
- the APS3 gene encoding Sigma-adaptin 3A (COG:U; BUSCO:EOG09265FGA; EggNog:ENOG503P0ZV); translation: MINAFLVFNGQGQPRLTKFYTQLETSIQQRLISEIFTLVSNRAPGSCNFLPLPPLLAASGTSSSSSSATEQNDVPSLVTYRHYATLYFIVISTSTESPLALIDLIQVYVEALDRLFENVCELDLIFNFETLHATLGEMIVGGVVIETNMERIVAGVRAQGAVAKRPVNEGSRGGGGAGLGAMAAAGFQGMGGNFVWHGR
- a CDS encoding hypothetical protein (EggNog:ENOG503P72Z) → MFPTLIRRLAQAPKPQILESAAKAATEVPKTKLKKVWPPDMMTMSPQQQLRFEKKYKRRLKMATLRPGWDKGVRLAQYFTITFVLVYTALFMDWKEMPNPYGGIRESFWGFFGSFTEDTRALEPAQQPKPKRP
- a CDS encoding hypothetical protein (EggNog:ENOG503P721), whose amino-acid sequence is MSPTDEELDRDWKPNGRRPQSTIAKVFSEELMNIFRIDNSVADLDEQVDKRKKEIDSQTSELEALERRIREMEERLKGGKPQTGAGDSSRTAASAAEKDQHKYGGGSRPGTARQGQQAVPGALPPTPVESEDGDRERRQDS
- a CDS encoding hypothetical protein (BUSCO:EOG092659DX; EggNog:ENOG503P5Z6; COG:P) codes for the protein MVRSGLAKLARVVASRGIQTTRASRATLPSLSAASTFVPALPRASALSARFISKSSATHHQGITPDNQDVTPKEETPKPIQTPAEITDSEYHALADEYMDRLLHHLEDLAERRSEMDVEYSAGVMTVDFGQDTGTYVINKQPPNKQIWLSSPMSGPKRYDYVVLGEGQHEKQDTAAGDWVYLRDGTTLSELFKKEIGVDISMSIGQYGEQPH